One window of Phycisphaeraceae bacterium genomic DNA carries:
- a CDS encoding MFS transporter, translating into MQVRAASPTKSLIAAWLGWAFDGLDGYLFVILAAPLVEEVLTEQYGVAPDPKDVGTKAVLIQAMFLVGWAVGGAVFGRIGDKLGRARTLMLTVLTYAIFTGAVYFANSWWLLLVFRFIAALGIGGEWAAGSALVCETLHVRHRAWASATLQTGYIVGCIAASFVAKWMLERGFDPRTPFLVGVVPALFTIWIRSAVPEPEHWVRAASQSKPPRIRELFSGKIARSTLLLTALTSIALTTAWGFLFFGPQLIQKLPEVGAMKKPELQALVSRISIIYLVVNIFANFFATYLARFIGYRRAFFILMGGGLGAFCLTFRAPPALDHVLLLYCIIAFFALGLFALFPLYIPPLFPVLIRTVGAGFTYNVGRLVSAAGTLLALLAGDRLATAMGFTAVLWWIGLLFIPGLIVCLFLPEPPSEEAAP; encoded by the coding sequence GTGCAAGTCCGCGCCGCCTCTCCCACCAAGTCGCTTATCGCCGCCTGGCTCGGCTGGGCCTTCGACGGGCTCGACGGCTACCTCTTCGTCATCCTCGCCGCGCCGCTCGTCGAGGAAGTTCTCACCGAGCAATACGGCGTCGCGCCCGATCCCAAGGATGTTGGCACGAAAGCCGTTCTCATCCAGGCGATGTTCCTCGTCGGCTGGGCGGTTGGCGGCGCGGTCTTCGGTCGCATCGGCGACAAACTCGGCCGTGCGCGCACGCTCATGCTCACGGTCCTCACCTACGCGATCTTCACCGGCGCCGTCTACTTCGCGAATTCGTGGTGGCTCCTGCTCGTCTTCCGCTTCATCGCCGCGCTCGGCATCGGCGGCGAATGGGCCGCCGGCTCCGCGCTTGTCTGCGAGACCTTGCACGTCCGCCATCGCGCATGGGCGAGCGCCACACTCCAAACCGGTTACATCGTCGGTTGCATCGCCGCTTCGTTCGTCGCCAAGTGGATGCTCGAACGCGGCTTCGACCCGCGCACGCCGTTCCTTGTCGGCGTCGTGCCCGCGCTCTTCACGATCTGGATCAGGAGCGCCGTCCCCGAGCCCGAACACTGGGTCCGGGCCGCGAGCCAATCCAAGCCGCCCCGCATCCGCGAACTCTTCTCCGGCAAAATCGCCCGCTCCACGCTCCTGCTCACCGCACTCACCTCGATCGCCCTCACAACCGCCTGGGGCTTCCTCTTCTTCGGGCCACAACTCATCCAGAAACTGCCCGAAGTCGGCGCCATGAAAAAGCCCGAATTGCAGGCCCTCGTCTCGCGCATTTCGATCATCTACCTGGTCGTCAACATCTTCGCAAACTTCTTCGCCACCTATCTTGCGCGCTTCATCGGCTACCGCCGCGCGTTCTTCATCCTTATGGGCGGAGGCCTCGGCGCATTCTGCCTGACATTCCGCGCCCCGCCCGCGCTCGATCACGTCCTGCTTCTCTACTGCATCATCGCCTTCTTCGCGCTCGGCCTCTTTGCGCTCTTTCCGCTCTACATCCCGCCGCTCTTCCCCGTGCTGATCCGCACGGTCGGCGCCGGCTTCACCTACAACGTTGGGCGCCTCGTCTCCGCCGCGGGAACGCTTCTCGCCCTCCTCGCCGGAGACCGGCTCGCAACCGCGATGGGCTTCACGGCCGTCTTGTGGTGGATCGGACTGCTCTTTATTCCCGGCCTCATTGTCTGCCTCTTCCTCCCCGAGCCGCCGTCGGAAGAAGCCGCGCCGTAG